A section of the Roseivirga sp. BDSF3-8 genome encodes:
- a CDS encoding PadR family transcriptional regulator, translated as MHSLGEFEEIVLLAVGVLYDEAYGVAIKDTIEERASRKVSVGALQSALKRMEKKGYLNARTGETNAQRGGKPKRYYTITALGKQALEESRDVRMSLWESIPRVALDLKFT; from the coding sequence ATGCATTCACTAGGCGAATTTGAAGAGATAGTGCTACTGGCAGTAGGCGTCTTGTACGACGAGGCCTACGGCGTAGCCATTAAGGACACCATAGAGGAACGCGCCAGCCGAAAGGTAAGCGTAGGCGCACTGCAGTCTGCCCTAAAGCGGATGGAAAAGAAGGGCTACCTGAATGCACGCACGGGCGAAACCAATGCGCAGCGTGGGGGCAAGCCAAAGCGCTACTACACCATCACAGCACTGGGCAAACAAGCCCTGGAAGAAAGCCGTGACGTACGCATGTCACTGTGGGAGTCCATCCCCCGCGTGGCCCTGGACCTGAAATTCACATGA
- a CDS encoding ABC transporter permease, which produces MIRRWAQRFLQWFCHPDFYDEIAGDLEELYQRNLAEQGSRANWRYALQVAGLCRPSLMRPFTHYTLINPAMFKNYLKIGTRNLLRHKLFSLINVLGLALGLTAFLLINEYIVFEKSYDSAFTDAERIYRVTTVQVINGEQRSKDAMTYHPAPEALSRELPEVMTGTVTYKFGELVFRKGEALVKESGVISADSNYFRIFDWPIVEGTAGSMLKEPNSLVLTESKARYYFGNENPVGKTIEILGYFGREFKITGVIKDLPLNTHYKFDMIISDGSIKEIADDDAWSGFNYYGFVKLAPGTDPAHFDDKLVELSRKYIGENDPDRFVLFPVQDIHLKSDYIYEPEANSSEKTVAFMKVISLLILVIAWVNYINLTTARAVNRAREVGLRKVIGAYKLQLVGQFLTEALMVNFMAAFIAFFLAELLLPYFHQLIGYPILTHVWESAGFLTSLLVFFLIGTFVSGFYPAFVLSGFRPIAVLKGKFRSSRSGTLLRKGLVISQFVASIILIAGTAIVYKQLNYMRDQDLGIDTDYVVGYEMPNVSSDRKESFTQTYTSFKDRLTGHPGIVAAGASNHLPGGDQADISSHSGNIIIPGLTDVVTGTTFLMQGDEGFMEALGMELAAGRLFDTQNRNDSLAMLVNEAFLRKMNISDEQEILNKHLYFGDETSANKFEIIGVIKDFNRTSLKQNIEPTIFVTGGYPGNMVVKLNPANYQAGLDYLKTTWAEFFPDTPLSYYFLDDRFDRLYRQDKKFGQIFGTFAALAIFIAVLGLFGLSSFLSIQRSAEVGVRKVLGATVPNILGIFYKDYLVLLGIAAALSLPLIYLSMNAWLEGYAFRISFPWYVTALALTGVVLFALTIVGYQIMKVARLDPAKTLKYE; this is translated from the coding sequence ATGATAAGACGCTGGGCACAACGGTTTCTTCAATGGTTTTGCCACCCGGACTTCTATGACGAAATAGCCGGTGACCTGGAAGAACTGTACCAACGCAACCTGGCTGAACAGGGCTCACGTGCCAACTGGCGCTATGCGCTGCAAGTGGCCGGTCTCTGCAGGCCCAGCCTTATGCGACCCTTTACCCACTATACCTTAATAAACCCTGCCATGTTTAAAAACTATCTGAAGATCGGAACAAGAAACCTGCTCAGGCACAAGCTTTTCTCGCTTATCAATGTGCTGGGCCTGGCCCTGGGGCTTACTGCTTTTTTGCTGATAAATGAGTACATCGTTTTCGAGAAAAGCTACGATTCTGCCTTTACCGATGCGGAACGTATATACCGCGTCACCACTGTGCAGGTGATAAATGGTGAGCAGCGATCGAAGGACGCCATGACCTACCACCCTGCGCCGGAGGCCCTTAGCCGCGAACTGCCCGAAGTGATGACCGGCACAGTCACCTATAAGTTCGGTGAGCTGGTCTTCAGAAAGGGTGAAGCACTGGTGAAGGAATCGGGGGTGATCTCGGCAGACTCCAACTACTTTCGCATATTCGACTGGCCTATTGTAGAAGGTACGGCGGGTAGTATGCTAAAAGAGCCTAACAGCCTCGTACTTACGGAAAGCAAGGCACGGTATTACTTCGGAAATGAAAACCCCGTGGGGAAGACAATTGAGATTCTGGGCTATTTCGGCCGGGAATTCAAAATAACCGGTGTAATAAAGGACCTGCCTCTCAATACCCACTATAAGTTCGACATGATCATATCAGACGGTAGCATCAAGGAGATAGCAGATGATGATGCCTGGTCGGGTTTTAACTACTATGGATTTGTCAAGCTTGCCCCGGGGACTGATCCGGCTCACTTTGATGATAAGCTGGTGGAGCTCTCCCGGAAATACATAGGTGAAAATGACCCTGACCGGTTCGTTCTTTTCCCGGTACAGGACATACACCTCAAGTCCGATTACATATATGAGCCGGAAGCCAATAGCAGTGAGAAAACGGTTGCTTTCATGAAGGTGATCTCCCTGCTGATACTGGTCATAGCCTGGGTAAACTACATCAACCTCACCACCGCCAGGGCGGTGAACCGGGCCAGGGAAGTAGGCCTGAGGAAGGTGATCGGAGCGTACAAGCTGCAGCTTGTCGGTCAGTTTTTAACAGAAGCCCTCATGGTAAACTTCATGGCAGCCTTTATTGCTTTTTTCCTGGCAGAACTGCTTCTCCCCTATTTCCATCAGCTAATAGGCTATCCTATACTGACCCATGTATGGGAGTCTGCCGGCTTCCTTACCAGTCTCCTGGTCTTTTTCCTGATCGGCACCTTTGTCAGCGGATTTTATCCGGCCTTCGTACTCAGCGGCTTCAGGCCTATTGCTGTACTCAAGGGCAAATTCAGAAGCTCACGCAGCGGCACCCTCCTGCGCAAAGGCCTGGTAATATCGCAGTTTGTCGCATCCATCATACTCATAGCCGGTACCGCCATTGTGTATAAGCAGCTTAACTACATGAGAGACCAGGACCTGGGCATCGATACTGACTATGTGGTGGGGTATGAAATGCCGAATGTAAGCAGCGACCGGAAGGAGTCTTTTACCCAGACCTATACCTCCTTCAAAGACCGGCTAACCGGTCATCCCGGTATAGTAGCTGCCGGCGCCAGCAACCACTTACCCGGGGGGGACCAGGCAGATATCAGTTCGCACTCGGGTAACATTATCATTCCGGGCCTTACGGATGTAGTCACCGGTACCACCTTCCTTATGCAGGGGGATGAGGGCTTTATGGAAGCCCTGGGAATGGAACTGGCCGCCGGCAGGCTGTTTGATACGCAAAACAGGAATGACTCCCTCGCCATGCTAGTAAACGAAGCCTTTCTCCGGAAAATGAATATCAGCGATGAGCAGGAGATATTAAATAAGCACCTTTACTTCGGCGATGAGACGAGCGCTAATAAATTCGAAATAATTGGTGTGATAAAGGACTTTAACCGGACCAGCCTGAAGCAGAATATAGAACCAACCATATTTGTTACCGGAGGCTACCCGGGAAACATGGTGGTAAAGCTTAATCCTGCCAACTACCAGGCGGGCCTTGATTACCTGAAGACGACGTGGGCAGAGTTTTTTCCGGACACGCCCCTCTCCTACTACTTCCTGGACGACCGATTTGATAGGCTATATCGCCAGGACAAAAAGTTCGGCCAGATATTCGGGACTTTTGCCGCCCTGGCCATCTTCATTGCGGTACTCGGCCTGTTCGGTTTATCCTCTTTCCTCAGCATTCAGCGTTCGGCCGAGGTAGGCGTGCGTAAAGTGCTGGGTGCTACGGTTCCTAATATCCTGGGCATCTTTTACAAGGACTACCTGGTGCTACTGGGCATAGCGGCTGCCTTAAGCCTGCCACTGATCTACCTGAGTATGAATGCCTGGCTGGAAGGCTATGCGTTCCGGATCAGCTTTCCCTGGTACGTAACGGCTTTGGCTCTGACGGGCGTAGTGCTATTCGCCCTTACCATAGTGGGCTACCAGATCATGAAAGTCGCCCGCCTGGACCCTGCCAAGACGCTGAAATATGAATAA
- a CDS encoding proline iminopeptidase-family hydrolase, whose amino-acid sequence MKIPYSLVSCFFYAAILLTGLSCSSPAQQEESESSTPGPTLSEYFDYENEQEEYTGGIRMIPIQTPRGEFKVWTKRVGNNPKMKVLLLHGGPGATHELYECFDAYLPKEGIEYIYYDQLGSYYSDQPSDTSLWKTERFVEEVEQVRKALGLNKDNFYLLGQSWGGILAMEYALKYQDNLKGLVISNMMASIPEYNTYAHEVLAPQLPADVRAEIEAIEADEDFSNPRYMELLNKHHYTAHVLRSPLDKWPESVNRCFKHLNPEVYIHMQGYSEFGITGDATLKDWDRKADLSRITVPTLVVGSEYDTMDPEHMEWMANEVPNGRYLYCPEGSHLSQYDDQKTYFSGLIDFVKDVDAGEFGE is encoded by the coding sequence ATGAAGATACCCTACTCGTTAGTCAGTTGCTTTTTTTACGCCGCCATCCTGCTTACAGGGCTTTCCTGTAGTAGTCCTGCGCAGCAGGAGGAATCAGAAAGTAGCACCCCCGGCCCCACACTTTCGGAGTATTTTGATTACGAAAATGAACAGGAGGAATACACCGGCGGCATACGCATGATTCCTATACAAACACCCCGGGGCGAGTTTAAGGTATGGACTAAGCGCGTAGGGAATAACCCTAAAATGAAGGTATTGCTGCTGCATGGGGGACCAGGAGCCACGCACGAGCTATACGAGTGCTTTGACGCTTACCTGCCCAAAGAGGGCATAGAATACATCTACTATGACCAGCTAGGCTCGTACTATAGTGACCAGCCCTCTGATACGAGCCTGTGGAAAACAGAGCGATTTGTAGAGGAGGTGGAACAGGTACGTAAGGCGCTTGGCCTGAATAAGGATAACTTTTACCTGCTGGGCCAGTCCTGGGGAGGGATACTGGCTATGGAGTATGCCCTGAAGTACCAGGATAACCTGAAAGGGCTGGTCATATCTAATATGATGGCGAGCATTCCGGAATATAATACCTATGCGCACGAAGTGCTGGCTCCCCAGCTACCTGCAGACGTCCGGGCAGAAATCGAGGCGATAGAGGCCGATGAAGATTTTAGCAACCCCCGCTATATGGAACTGCTCAATAAGCACCACTATACCGCCCACGTATTACGCAGCCCTCTGGATAAGTGGCCAGAGTCAGTAAACCGCTGCTTTAAGCACCTGAACCCCGAGGTATACATCCACATGCAGGGCTACAGCGAGTTTGGCATTACTGGTGATGCCACACTGAAGGACTGGGACCGTAAGGCCGACCTAAGCCGTATTACTGTACCCACCCTTGTGGTAGGCAGTGAATACGATACCATGGACCCGGAGCATATGGAGTGGATGGCTAACGAAGTGCCGAATGGCCGCTACCTGTACTGCCCCGAAGGCAGCCACCTTAGCCAGTATGACGACCAAAAGACCTACTTCTCAGGCCTCATTGATTTCGTGAAGGATGTGGATGCCGGGGAGTTTGGCGAATAG
- a CDS encoding glycoside hydrolase family 11 protein has protein sequence MRNQLRKQWRVSTLFICLLLLASYSPGEAQTLCNNQTGTNGGYYFTHWTDGGGSACMTLGSDGNYRYTWSNTGNFVGGKGWSTGSSNRVIGYNAGSYSPSGNSYLTLYGWTTGPLVEYYVVDSWGSWRPPGGTSAGTVTSDGGTYDLYRTQRVNQPSIQGNTTFYQYWSVRRTKRPTGSNNQITFANHVNAWAAQGWYLGTHNYQVMATEGYQSSGSSNVTVWSAGSSSGGSSGGGSGSGSNTIVVRARGASGGERINLRVNNNTVASWTLSTSYQNFTASTSSTGGIGVQFDNDQSGRDVQVDYIQVNGSTRQAEDQSYNTGVYQNGSCGGEYSEWLHCNGTIGFGNVGARLAPETSAIAEDQAAGMMVAPNPLPGGTVYLTFYGLTGPKQLTVLDPMGRVLKTLQTEGDACETELPYRTGVYLIKVRHEDRTYTERVLIR, from the coding sequence ATGAGAAACCAATTACGAAAACAGTGGCGTGTGTCCACATTATTCATTTGCTTACTATTGCTGGCTTCATACTCACCCGGCGAGGCACAGACACTATGTAATAATCAGACCGGAACTAATGGTGGATATTACTTTACCCACTGGACAGACGGGGGAGGCTCTGCCTGTATGACCCTCGGCTCGGATGGTAACTACCGCTATACCTGGTCCAATACCGGAAACTTCGTGGGCGGAAAAGGCTGGAGTACCGGCTCATCCAACCGGGTGATAGGGTATAACGCGGGCAGTTATTCACCTAGTGGCAATAGTTACCTCACCCTGTACGGATGGACTACCGGCCCCCTGGTAGAATATTATGTGGTAGATAGCTGGGGAAGCTGGAGGCCCCCGGGTGGCACTTCCGCAGGTACCGTTACTTCAGACGGAGGTACGTATGATCTTTACCGCACCCAGCGGGTAAACCAGCCTTCTATACAGGGCAATACTACTTTTTACCAGTACTGGAGTGTTCGAAGAACCAAAAGACCTACCGGGTCTAACAACCAGATCACATTTGCGAACCATGTAAATGCATGGGCTGCCCAGGGCTGGTACCTGGGTACGCATAACTACCAGGTGATGGCCACAGAAGGTTACCAGAGCAGCGGTAGTTCTAACGTAACCGTTTGGTCTGCAGGAAGTAGCTCAGGGGGTTCTTCCGGCGGAGGGTCCGGCAGCGGATCTAATACCATCGTGGTACGTGCCAGAGGGGCCAGCGGCGGAGAGCGTATAAACCTGCGGGTGAATAATAATACTGTGGCTTCCTGGACGCTATCCACGAGCTACCAGAACTTCACCGCCAGCACAAGCAGCACGGGTGGTATAGGGGTTCAATTCGACAATGACCAGAGCGGCCGCGATGTGCAGGTGGATTACATACAGGTAAACGGTTCCACCCGCCAGGCAGAAGACCAGAGCTACAATACCGGGGTGTATCAGAATGGCTCCTGCGGTGGCGAGTACAGCGAGTGGCTGCACTGCAACGGTACCATTGGCTTTGGAAATGTGGGGGCCAGGCTGGCCCCTGAGACTTCTGCGATAGCCGAAGACCAGGCAGCCGGTATGATGGTGGCCCCCAACCCCCTGCCGGGCGGTACGGTATACCTGACCTTTTACGGACTGACCGGTCCGAAACAGCTCACGGTACTGGATCCGATGGGACGAGTGCTGAAAACCCTGCAGACGGAAGGCGATGCCTGTGAGACAGAGCTGCCATACCGTACGGGAGTGTACCTGATAAAGGTGAGGCATGAAGACCGCACCTATACGGAAAGAGTTTTGATTCGTTAA
- a CDS encoding NUDIX domain-containing protein, producing MSELYELLKEWEPDLKENHLPGVTVDCVVFGYYDRSMRVLLVKPKSFEQWMLPGGFVRKDLSLDEAASRILADRSGAKNIFLSQFRVFGKTGRTDDFYRDMPDDLWLKNRFISVGYYGLVDYHHVTPVTDAFSNACEWKELTELPELVMDHKEILDEALHHLRRDLNDKPVGLNLLPEKFTMPDLQRLYEIILDKKLNRGNFYRKMLRYGILVKLDEVRKGGAHKAPDLYSFDTEAYQKALETGLQDSW from the coding sequence ATGAGCGAACTGTATGAGCTTCTAAAGGAGTGGGAACCTGACCTAAAAGAAAATCATCTGCCGGGTGTTACGGTAGACTGTGTGGTATTCGGCTATTATGACCGGAGCATGAGGGTATTACTGGTCAAGCCAAAGAGCTTTGAGCAATGGATGCTGCCAGGAGGTTTCGTACGCAAGGATCTTAGCCTGGATGAGGCTGCCTCACGGATTCTGGCGGATCGCTCAGGAGCTAAGAATATCTTTTTAAGCCAGTTCAGGGTTTTTGGAAAGACAGGACGTACAGATGATTTTTATCGGGATATGCCTGATGATCTGTGGCTTAAGAATCGCTTTATCAGCGTGGGGTATTATGGGCTGGTAGACTATCATCATGTAACACCGGTAACGGATGCCTTTTCAAATGCCTGTGAATGGAAAGAGCTCACTGAGTTACCCGAGCTGGTGATGGACCATAAGGAGATCCTGGATGAGGCTCTGCACCACCTGCGACGCGACCTTAATGATAAACCGGTTGGCCTGAACTTGCTTCCGGAAAAGTTCACCATGCCTGATCTGCAGCGTCTCTATGAGATCATATTAGACAAAAAATTAAACCGGGGTAACTTCTACCGTAAAATGCTTCGCTACGGCATTCTGGTAAAGCTTGATGAAGTTCGTAAGGGGGGAGCCCATAAGGCGCCTGACCTCTATTCATTTGATACGGAAGCCTACCAGAAGGCCCTTGAAACCGGCCTGCAAGATAGCTGGTAA